The Eriocheir sinensis breed Jianghai 21 unplaced genomic scaffold, ASM2467909v1 Scaffold47, whole genome shotgun sequence genome includes the window GGCCGAGTTGTTTAGGCCGAGTCATTTAGGCTATGATCCCTTTAGGCTGAGAGTCATTTAGGCTGTGATCCCTTTATGCCAAGAGACGTTTAGGCCATGATCTCTTTAGGCCGAGAATCATTTAGGCCATGATCCCTTTAGGCTGAGAGTCGTTTAGGCCATGATCCCATTAGGCCGAGTCATTTAGGCTGTGGTCCCTTTAGGCCGAGAGTTATTTGGGCCGTGATCTCTTTAAGCTGAGAGTCGTTTAGGCTGTGATCCCATTAGACCGATAGTCATTTAGGCCGTGTTCTATAATTAaaacaagtaagaaaaataataattttattcATAGGTAGCCCTATACTGTTGTCCTTAGGTAgaattatacaaaacacatttacatgtctttttttttaatttaacacATTCAAATAAGCGACTACTCAACATGAGGACCAGTCCTTTTCCTGATGTATGTAAACCAACACCCCACTTGATACATATATCCCAAATATCTTTTCATTGGTGAGCATTCATAGGTAAGGAGCAGACAGGTGTCTGCATGCAGAGGTGTAACCAGACCGAGATTAGCAAACAGCTGAACCAGAAAGTGGCGAAACCTCTGCAACCTGTTCTGGTTCACTCCCAGGAACTGGAGGTCTGTTGCTATCGGGTTTCCTGGCAGACAGcaattctttctccctcctcactccatctGGCCTCCCTACCAGGTTTAACCCAGTTTTAGGGAACCCCTCCACCCTTGACCTCTGCCTGGGAATGGCCCTATCCTCCTCGCTAATGTTACAACAAGCCTGTTCATGGATAGTGACCATCTTCCTGTTGTGACTTCTTTCTAAcagttccccctccccttcccagtcATGCAGATCCTATTGGTCTTCTCCACTCAGTGTCTGTTTTCACCCCAACAGATCCACATTAGCTGACCTGTTGGATGGTTCTACTGCTCCCAGCCTGGCTTCCAAAGCAGTCAACCTTACCAGGACCTTCTTACAAAGTCCAGCCATCTACAACAAAGGTCCACATGTAACCTGAAGCTGTACCTGCTTACTCCATCTttgggctctagaggctgtggtgtCACAGCCTGCACAGCCACCAAAactccaagaagaagaagaacattgaCTTAACAATGGCAGGACTGGATAATCACAGTCAAAGTAGTACTGTTATGAATCCTCACGCTCATGTATTCGTGAAGTGTAATTTCTGCAACAAAGACTTCACCAAAGACTGGAGCAGgaaaagacatgaaaagaaaGTTCATGGTGTAAACACCACAGACAACTATGAAGTGGCAGAGATAACAGTTCCTGATGCTTCAAAAGTGTGCACTTACTGCGATAAAGTTTTTTCCACCTCCTGTAACAAACGAGCTCATGAACGTCGACAGCATGGTGTGAACCCTGGCCCTGTATCCCATTCAGATGGCCCAACTATTGTGCAATGTACAGAATGCAATGTGACTTTTGCTACCCTTACTGCTTACAGGGAACACCTTTCTTTAGTCCATGacattgagattcacaaagctcagCATGAGTTTACTTCTGAGGAAGGTAAGCTGCATTGGTTAAGGAAATGTGGTTAGTTAAAGTAGCTATTCATAATTTAAGAAAACTGACAAACTGAGTTGGCATTATCCTCATATGAGTTATGACCAGAGATGGGCAGTATTGTATTTTAAAAGCATTTAAATACATTTTGTATTTGaaaattttattttcatacacaaaaATTTTACAGTATTTAAATAAATTTTGTCAAGGTATTTGGTATACTTTtttcaaatacatattaaaatacgttttttatattagttttatAATAGGCAAATTTTGTGCAGTCACAAAATTGACTTGATATCGTCTTTACTTGTCTAGTCCTATGAAAATCCAAGTTAAGTTGCCCTGTCCTCCACAAAACATGACATGTCCCTTATCTGATGATTGTTGCTGGGCAGAGTGTCACACGTAAAAACATCAATTGGTATATTTTGTAGGCCTATGGCCCTCTACCAAGTTTTTATGATAATATTAGTCATGTTAATATTAAACAGGGACACATCCAGGGGATAGTTTAGGCCGGCCCCGGGCTTCAACACTCCTCTCTCAGCAGATCATTTGTGGAACAGTAAAAGTATGATAGTGGATGGTAGGCTTGTAGGTGGTAAAATAGATGTGACTGCAGTACAGATAATTAATTTTAAACGTCtaatgaggaagaagacaatTGGGGAAGCTACTGTATCAAATATGGGTATGGGAGCAGGTGGAAAGCCCGCTTGTGTGCAGAAAGAAGTTGATAGAGCATTAGTAGAGAAAACAATATCTAGGTTAGAAATGTGGTAAAACTGCAGGTATGTATGGATTAGCCCCATAAATTTTTCTATGGAGATGTAGTGGTAGGGTGGACATCATATATGTGTAAACTTGTGTGGAGGCAGAAAAAAGTTCcgtgggaatgaaggaaggcaatAATTGTGCATTTCTACAAGGGTAAAGGTAGTGAGTGAGTGCAATAGCTATAGAGGGACTATAAAGTTCAGTGTACCTGGGAAAGTTTTTGGGAGATTACTGATCGAGTCTGATCTGAGTCTATGGAATGTTCTAAGAATATATGATATAGGAGGATAGTTTTTGGAGGCAATTAAGACATTTTATAGAAGGACACGTTCATGTTTGAGGGTGGATGGAAAGCTTAGTCAGAGATTCGACATAAGAGTGGAAGTAAAGCAgggatgtgtgatgtcaccatggctgttTAATGTGTATTGGATCGTTGTATgaggaaatgaaagccagagtggggaaTATAGGAGCAAGTCTATGTAGGTgacagtagtaaaaaaaaataccaaaacaatTAATTCTCCACAGATTTCTTGAGATGGAAAGACTGTATGGAACTGGACATTGGAGTCAATTACACGGCTCATTCTGGACCAAAGAAATCATGTGATGGCACCAAACAGATATTCTACTGTCGAAGATCAGGTGTTCAGTCAACGAAGATTTCCAGTAAGAGTCGTGCAGAAAAGAGCCAAGGTAAATAATCTTGTATATGTAAATGGATTAATTAATCTCAGTAATAAACCTTACACTATTTTTTATAT containing:
- the LOC126992460 gene encoding uncharacterized protein LOC126992460, producing MAGLDNHSQSSTVMNPHAHVFVKCNFCNKDFTKDWSRKRHEKKVHGVNTTDNYEVAEITVPDASKVCTYCDKVFSTSCNKRAHERRQHGVNPGPVSHSDGPTIVQCTECNVTFATLTAYREHLSLVHDIEIHKAQHEFTSEEDFLRWKDCMELDIGVNYTAHSGPKKSCDGTKQIFYCRRSGVQSTKISSKSRAEKSQGTCKMGFYCTSSIEVVKKDEKICVTFYSDHRDHNLDFNSQVHMTLPKSEQDKIAACDEIIISAKRKCKFSFISTCISLPTTQTHKPQYIVMLMMIIVHLLADMG